The genomic segment GGAAAATTAAATTCCGTTCTAGCCGCAAGCGCCACATTATGCGCTCTACCAATGCCAGCTTCAAGCATCCCGCCACACCAGATGAGCAAATCATTTTCCGCGCAATATTTCGCTATCTCAAGCGCTTCAAACATTCCGCCAACACGTGCTAATTTTAAATTAATCGCCTGACAGCTCCCTAAAATATGCGCTTGTTTGACATCGGCTAGCGACCGAATATTTTCATCTAAGCAAATTCGCGTTTTCATTTGTTTTTGTAACCAAGCATGATCAACAAAGTCCTTCGTGCCAAATGGTTGTTCAATCATTTCTAAATCATATTCGTCCAATTCTTTTAATAAAGAGAAATCTTCTTTATTATACGCTGAATTCGCATCCGCCATCAAGCTTAGTTTTGGAAATTTTTCTCGAACTGCTTTAATAAAAGCAATATCTTTGTGTGGCTTAATCTTTAATTTCACACGTTCATAGCCTGCATCCACGTATTCTTCCACTAACTTGACTAGAGTTGCTGAATCAGACTGTATACCAATGCTAACACCTACAGCCAAGGATTTTCTGGTCGCACCAATCATACTAGCGAGTGATTTCTTTTTTGTTTTCGCAAAAATATCCCAAATCGCCAGTTCAACTGCAGCTTTTGCCATTTCGTTCCCTTGGATCCAGGCAAATAACTGATGCACTTCTTCTGGGGTAGAAACATCATTTTGAGCAATAATAG from the Listeria seeligeri serovar 1/2b str. SLCC3954 genome contains:
- the menC gene encoding o-succinylbenzoate synthase — encoded protein: MYFQRARLIRVELPLLNPFKTSYGELKNKDFYIIELVNQDGICGYSELEAFPLPDYTEETLETAIQIIKQHLLPIIAQNDVSTPEEVHQLFAWIQGNEMAKAAVELAIWDIFAKTKKKSLASMIGATRKSLAVGVSIGIQSDSATLVKLVEEYVDAGYERVKLKIKPHKDIAFIKAVREKFPKLSLMADANSAYNKEDFSLLKELDEYDLEMIEQPFGTKDFVDHAWLQKQMKTRICLDENIRSLADVKQAHILGSCQAINLKLARVGGMFEALEIAKYCAENDLLIWCGGMLEAGIGRAHNVALAARTEFNFPGDISASNRYFHEDVISPAFVLERGRLKVPEGYGIGVEVDFDTLQKYTKTIEEILLNRGRS